Proteins encoded in a region of the Massilia sp. UMI-21 genome:
- a CDS encoding WecB/TagA/CpsF family glycosyltransferase → MDDRITLMGCQVDNLSMEETLGKVEGFIESGLPHQHVVVNVDKLVKASRDPELRQIINDCALVNVDGMPVVWASRLLGKPLKERVAGVDLFEALMRRAGEKGWRVFLLGAREEVVGQVADTYTRKYPQLVLAGYRNGYWQGEEEEALVAEQIRASRADLLFVAISSPKKEQFLGKYQAHMRIPFAMGVGGTFDVAIGKVKRAPLWMQKSGLEWFYRFLQEPRRMFRRYFIEDMAFIGLLLKEALKGRGRQVKQG, encoded by the coding sequence ATGGATGACCGGATCACGTTGATGGGCTGTCAGGTGGACAACCTGAGCATGGAAGAGACTCTGGGCAAGGTTGAAGGATTCATCGAATCCGGCTTGCCCCATCAGCATGTGGTGGTCAACGTGGACAAGCTGGTCAAGGCCAGTCGCGATCCCGAATTGCGCCAGATCATCAACGACTGCGCGCTGGTCAACGTCGACGGCATGCCGGTGGTGTGGGCCTCGCGCCTGCTCGGCAAGCCGCTCAAGGAACGGGTCGCCGGGGTCGACCTGTTCGAGGCGCTGATGCGGCGCGCCGGCGAAAAGGGCTGGCGCGTGTTCCTGCTCGGCGCGCGCGAGGAAGTCGTCGGCCAAGTGGCCGACACCTATACCCGCAAGTACCCGCAGCTGGTGCTGGCGGGTTACCGCAACGGCTACTGGCAGGGTGAGGAAGAAGAAGCCCTGGTTGCCGAGCAGATCCGGGCGAGCAGGGCCGACCTGCTGTTCGTGGCGATCAGCTCGCCAAAGAAGGAGCAGTTCCTCGGCAAATACCAGGCCCATATGCGGATTCCTTTCGCAATGGGCGTCGGCGGCACCTTCGATGTCGCCATCGGCAAGGTCAAGCGGGCCCCGCTCTGGATGCAGAAGTCGGGGCTCGAATGGTTTTACCGCTTCCTGCAAGAGCCGCGCCGCATGTTCCGGCGCTATTTCATCGAAGACATGGCTTTCATCGGCCTGTTGCTGAAAGAAGCCCTGAAGGGCCGGGGCAGGCAGGTCAAGCAGGGATAA
- a CDS encoding alginate lyase family protein, with protein sequence MNATVRIGWLVNRLRCMSVAEVGYRVRQAAATRMGRRLAGRSAPAPLPRARTLAVQGAPALDKHEIEALLLDAERICAGHVVLFAERRFDVGVPTAWNRDPDTGVLGPAVYAGDIAITDREQVGDIKHVWELNRHLHLVRLAQAWVLSGEERWLHALAQQLRSWLEQCPPLTGPNWTSSLELGIRLINWSLVWQLVGGENSPLFEGESGHKLREDWQGSIHAHCRSIARHLSRHSSANNHLIGELAGLYVGASTWPCWKESAGWLEQARRELEHEAVLQFSRDGVNREQAFAYHIFSSEFLFVAGLMGEACGQPFPRPYWASLQRALRFLRSVRDLGGHVPAVGDADDGCVFRLDAAGMDRAAQLLALGDTVFGASNDTHPGVRWLLHALPGARPDCDPHEVDTGWAFPDGGYFMFGNHFGEHQEIKGLLDCGPLGYLGIAAHGHADALALSLSVAGEECLIDAGTYSYWQDQKWRDYFRGTSSHNTVRIDGLDQSTSGGRFMWLRKAEAHIDRMPNSPNDFDFRGSHDGYTRLPDPVRHMRSVRFDGAANTLVVRDEISARKQHKVELFWHFAPELDVRLTSQGLSVRGQRFVLQMQASGADLQLELVRGAENPPLGWCSRTYESKRPCEVLRITTVSSAVPVECRFTITFLH encoded by the coding sequence ATGAACGCAACAGTGAGGATAGGGTGGCTGGTCAACCGGCTGCGCTGCATGTCGGTGGCGGAAGTCGGCTACCGGGTCCGCCAGGCGGCTGCGACCAGGATGGGCCGGCGCTTGGCCGGCCGCAGCGCCCCCGCGCCGCTGCCGCGTGCGCGCACGCTGGCGGTGCAGGGCGCGCCCGCCCTCGACAAGCACGAGATCGAAGCCTTGCTGCTGGACGCCGAACGCATCTGCGCCGGCCACGTGGTGCTGTTCGCCGAACGCCGCTTCGACGTCGGCGTGCCCACCGCCTGGAACCGCGACCCCGACACCGGCGTGCTCGGCCCCGCCGTCTACGCCGGCGACATCGCCATTACCGACCGCGAGCAGGTCGGCGACATCAAGCACGTGTGGGAGCTGAACCGCCACCTGCACCTGGTGCGCCTGGCCCAGGCCTGGGTGCTGAGCGGCGAAGAGCGCTGGCTGCACGCGCTCGCGCAGCAGCTGCGCAGCTGGCTCGAGCAGTGCCCGCCGCTGACCGGCCCCAACTGGACCAGTTCGCTCGAACTCGGCATCCGCCTGATCAACTGGAGCCTGGTGTGGCAACTGGTGGGCGGCGAGAACAGCCCGCTGTTCGAAGGCGAGTCCGGCCACAAGCTGCGCGAAGACTGGCAGGGCAGCATCCACGCCCATTGCCGCAGCATCGCGCGCCACCTGTCGCGCCATTCCTCGGCCAACAACCACCTGATCGGCGAGCTGGCCGGCCTGTACGTGGGTGCCAGCACCTGGCCGTGCTGGAAGGAGTCCGCCGGCTGGCTGGAGCAGGCGCGCCGCGAACTCGAACACGAGGCGGTGCTGCAATTCTCGCGCGACGGCGTCAACCGCGAGCAGGCCTTCGCCTACCATATTTTTTCCAGTGAATTCCTGTTCGTCGCCGGCCTGATGGGCGAGGCCTGCGGCCAGCCTTTCCCGCGCCCCTACTGGGCTTCGCTGCAGCGCGCGCTGCGCTTCCTGCGCTCGGTGCGCGACCTTGGCGGCCACGTGCCGGCGGTGGGCGACGCCGACGACGGCTGCGTGTTCCGGCTGGACGCCGCCGGCATGGACCGCGCCGCCCAGCTGCTGGCGCTGGGCGACACCGTCTTCGGGGCGTCGAACGATACCCACCCCGGCGTACGCTGGCTGCTGCACGCGCTGCCCGGCGCGCGGCCGGACTGCGACCCGCACGAGGTCGATACCGGCTGGGCCTTCCCGGACGGCGGGTACTTTATGTTCGGCAACCACTTTGGCGAGCACCAGGAGATCAAGGGCCTGCTCGACTGCGGCCCGCTGGGCTACCTCGGCATCGCCGCCCATGGCCATGCCGATGCGCTGGCATTGAGCCTGTCGGTGGCCGGCGAGGAATGCCTGATCGACGCGGGCACCTATTCCTACTGGCAAGACCAGAAGTGGCGCGACTACTTCCGCGGCACCTCGAGCCACAATACGGTGCGTATCGACGGCCTCGACCAGTCGACCAGCGGCGGGCGCTTCATGTGGCTGCGCAAGGCCGAGGCGCATATCGACCGCATGCCCAACAGCCCGAACGACTTCGATTTTCGCGGCTCGCACGACGGCTATACCCGCTTGCCGGACCCGGTACGGCACATGCGCAGCGTGCGTTTCGACGGCGCCGCCAACACCCTGGTGGTGCGCGACGAGATCTCGGCGCGCAAGCAGCACAAGGTCGAGCTGTTCTGGCACTTCGCGCCCGAACTCGACGTGCGCCTGACCAGCCAGGGCCTGTCGGTGCGCGGCCAGCGCTTCGTGCTGCAGATGCAGGCCAGCGGCGCCGACCTGCAGCTGGAACTGGTGCGCGGGGCCGAGAACCCGCCGCTCGGCTGGTGCTCGCGCACCTATGAATCGAAACGTCCCTGCGAGGTGCTCAGGATCACGACCGTATCGTCCGCCGTTCCGGTCGAATGCAGGTTTACAATAACGTTTTTGCATTAA
- a CDS encoding glycosyltransferase, giving the protein MLGTEPGGRGGVATVVSLLRQNGLFEREGVRYVATHAEGSRMARIGAALKGLARTLACLARRPDVVHAHAASKGSFVRKSVLLALSRASGASTVFHLHGACFDAFIEGSSPLMQRWIRHTLESSSVVIALSSRWSAYLQGFAPRARIVVIPNSVPLPPAGADRAEPGRILFLGQVEARKGIYELVEALALLKERFPQARLAIGGQGELEEVRRRARALGVLDRVEELGWVTAQRKQDELARAAMFCLPSHAEGLPMALLEAMAAGKAVVSTGVGGIPDALRDGDNGLMVEPGKVEALAAALGALMGDDRERRRLGARARATIASEFESGVVIGQISAVYRELRRTGKNRAAGEH; this is encoded by the coding sequence ATGCTGGGAACCGAGCCTGGGGGACGCGGCGGCGTCGCCACCGTGGTATCGCTGCTGCGCCAGAACGGCCTGTTCGAGCGCGAAGGCGTGCGCTACGTGGCCACCCATGCCGAAGGCTCGCGCATGGCCAGGATCGGCGCCGCCCTCAAGGGCCTGGCGCGTACGCTCGCCTGCCTGGCGCGCCGCCCGGATGTCGTACACGCCCATGCGGCCTCGAAGGGCAGTTTCGTGCGCAAGTCGGTATTGCTGGCGCTGTCGCGCGCCAGCGGCGCCAGCACCGTATTCCACCTGCACGGCGCCTGCTTCGACGCCTTCATCGAAGGCTCCAGCCCGCTGATGCAGCGCTGGATCCGCCATACGCTGGAGAGCAGTTCGGTCGTGATCGCGTTGTCCAGCCGCTGGTCCGCCTACCTGCAGGGCTTTGCGCCGCGCGCCCGGATCGTGGTGATTCCGAATTCGGTGCCGCTGCCGCCCGCGGGCGCGGATCGCGCCGAGCCGGGCCGCATCCTGTTCCTGGGCCAGGTCGAAGCGCGCAAGGGCATCTATGAGCTGGTCGAAGCGCTGGCCCTGCTCAAGGAGCGCTTCCCGCAGGCGCGGCTGGCGATCGGCGGCCAGGGCGAGCTCGAGGAGGTGCGGCGTCGCGCGCGCGCGCTGGGCGTGCTCGATCGGGTGGAAGAGCTGGGCTGGGTCACCGCCCAGCGCAAGCAGGACGAGCTGGCGCGCGCCGCCATGTTCTGCCTGCCCTCGCACGCCGAGGGTTTGCCGATGGCGCTGCTGGAAGCGATGGCGGCCGGCAAGGCGGTCGTGAGCACCGGCGTCGGCGGCATCCCGGATGCGCTGCGCGACGGCGACAACGGCCTGATGGTCGAGCCGGGCAAGGTGGAGGCGCTGGCGGCGGCGCTCGGCGCCCTCATGGGCGACGACCGGGAGCGCCGGCGTCTGGGCGCCCGCGCCCGCGCCACCATCGCATCGGAATTCGAGTCCGGCGTCGTGATCGGACAGATTTCGGCGGTCTATCGAGAACTGCGAAGAACCGGGAAGAACCGGGCGGCAGGCGAGCACTAA
- the wecB gene encoding UDP-N-acetylglucosamine 2-epimerase (non-hydrolyzing), with protein sequence MLIYLVAGARPNFMKIAPIVRALQAQETLSFKIIHTGQHYDREMNDVFFEELGIPQPDVFMAAGGGSHGQQTAKIMVAFEELCMAERPSAVLVVGDVNSTLACSIVAKKLVIPVAHVEAGLRSGDISMPEEINRLVTDSISDWFFATEPAAVEHLRREGKPDSAVHYVGHVMVDNVLYQADKLSRADTAAFETSGFKAQQGAQGGRYGVVTLHRPSNVDEPETFARIAGALKEIAQELPLIFPVHPRTRANIEKFGIDLGPNITLAGPQAYMAFLNLWKDAAVVLTDSGGLQEETTALGVPCVTIRENTERPVTVEEGSNVLAGTDPDTIVREARKVLRGEGKQGRRPQLWDGKAAERIVAILAKEIAPATPQGLAA encoded by the coding sequence ATGTTGATTTACCTCGTTGCCGGTGCGCGTCCGAACTTCATGAAGATCGCGCCGATCGTGCGCGCCCTGCAGGCCCAGGAGACGCTGTCCTTCAAGATCATCCACACCGGACAGCACTACGACCGCGAGATGAACGACGTGTTCTTCGAAGAACTGGGCATTCCGCAGCCGGACGTGTTCATGGCCGCCGGCGGCGGCAGCCACGGGCAGCAGACCGCCAAGATCATGGTCGCGTTTGAAGAGCTGTGCATGGCCGAGCGGCCAAGCGCGGTGCTGGTGGTGGGCGACGTCAACTCGACCCTGGCCTGCTCGATCGTGGCCAAGAAGCTGGTGATCCCGGTCGCCCACGTCGAGGCCGGCCTGCGCAGCGGCGACATCAGCATGCCCGAGGAAATCAACCGCCTGGTCACCGACAGCATCTCGGACTGGTTCTTCGCCACCGAGCCGGCCGCCGTCGAGCACCTGCGCCGCGAAGGCAAGCCGGATTCCGCAGTGCACTATGTCGGCCACGTGATGGTGGACAACGTGCTGTACCAGGCCGACAAGCTGTCGCGCGCCGACACCGCGGCCTTCGAGACCAGCGGCTTCAAGGCGCAGCAGGGGGCCCAGGGCGGGCGCTATGGCGTGGTGACCCTGCACCGCCCGAGCAATGTCGACGAGCCGGAAACCTTCGCCCGCATCGCCGGCGCGCTCAAGGAGATCGCCCAGGAATTGCCGCTGATTTTCCCGGTGCATCCGCGTACCCGCGCCAACATCGAGAAGTTCGGCATCGATCTCGGCCCCAACATCACGCTGGCCGGGCCGCAGGCCTACATGGCCTTCCTCAACCTGTGGAAGGACGCGGCCGTGGTGCTTACCGACAGCGGCGGGCTGCAGGAAGAAACCACCGCGCTGGGCGTGCCCTGCGTGACCATCCGCGAGAACACCGAACGTCCGGTGACGGTCGAAGAGGGCTCCAATGTCCTGGCCGGCACCGATCCCGACACCATCGTCCGCGAAGCGCGCAAGGTGCTGCGCGGCGAAGGCAAGCAGGGCCGCCGCCCGCAGTTGTGGGACGGCAAGGCGGCCGAACGCATCGTCGCGATCCTGGCCAAGGAGATCGCGCCGGCAACGCCGCAAGGCCTTGCCGCATAG
- a CDS encoding ParB N-terminal domain-containing protein has protein sequence MPQARQPGQRRTAATLGAVEGKPGRLRAIRPGHRRCRGATPTRQGQGQAHIKPVQAQKNERGRPEITDGHHRTAAAIKAGVGKIPVEVAGQ, from the coding sequence TTGCCGCAAGCTCGACAGCCAGGCCAGCGCCGGACTGCTGCCACGCTTGGTGCAGTGGAAGGAAAGCCGGGCCGCCTGAGGGCAATCCGGCCCGGGCATCGTCGGTGTCGCGGCGCGACACCGACAAGGCAAGGACAAGGGCAAGCTCATATCAAGCCTGTACAAGCACAAAAGAATGAGCGAGGACGTCCAGAGATCACGGATGGACATCACCGAACAGCTGCAGCTATTAAGGCAGGGGTAGGGAAGATCCCGGTAGAAGTTGCAGGGCAGTGA
- a CDS encoding glycosyltransferase, which produces MRKPLSIAFIVRDPLPPLRADVATLFGDEMPRYGVNTELVGQSGGEATAPWPAGGMHTVGSLKSRFASVLSPLWDLRGLLQARRTQRPDCIQVRDKIASGLLGRLAAALLGVPFIYWMSFPIVEGFEVRRDEIGSRGKGLKWFAHAVRAAASRFVIYRLVLPGARHIFVQSEAMADWLAGQGFARARMTAVPMGVDATLFDRKAVAPSEDPRLSGRRVVLYLGRIAQSRRSDFLLEVAEELKKDVPDLLLVIAGDAASSDEMDWMRAEIARRGVQDHVLLTGWLPQRAALGYALRAEVGLSPIPRGTLFDVSSPTKLVEYLALGIPSVANDIPDQQLVIDQSRAGLCAPMQARPFAAAVRRLLDDKALAAEFAKRGPAYVSSHRTYAILGRIVAETYTKILPHGR; this is translated from the coding sequence ATGCGCAAACCCCTGTCCATTGCCTTCATCGTCCGAGATCCCTTGCCGCCGTTGCGCGCCGATGTGGCGACCCTGTTCGGCGACGAAATGCCGCGCTACGGGGTGAATACCGAGCTGGTGGGCCAGTCCGGAGGGGAAGCCACGGCGCCATGGCCGGCCGGCGGCATGCACACGGTGGGCAGCCTGAAGTCGCGCTTTGCCAGCGTGCTGTCGCCGCTGTGGGACCTGCGCGGCCTGCTGCAGGCCCGGCGCACCCAGCGGCCCGACTGCATCCAGGTGCGCGACAAGATCGCCTCCGGCCTGCTCGGGCGCCTCGCCGCCGCCTTGCTGGGCGTGCCCTTCATCTACTGGATGTCCTTCCCGATCGTCGAAGGCTTCGAGGTGCGGCGCGACGAGATCGGCAGCCGCGGCAAGGGCCTCAAATGGTTTGCGCATGCCGTGCGTGCGGCGGCCTCGCGCTTCGTGATCTACCGCCTGGTGCTGCCGGGCGCCCGCCACATCTTCGTGCAGAGCGAGGCCATGGCCGACTGGCTGGCCGGGCAGGGCTTCGCGCGCGCGCGCATGACGGCGGTGCCGATGGGCGTCGACGCCACCCTGTTCGACCGCAAGGCGGTCGCGCCCAGCGAGGATCCGCGCCTGTCGGGTCGCCGCGTGGTGCTCTACCTGGGCCGCATCGCCCAGTCGCGCCGCTCCGACTTCCTGCTCGAGGTGGCCGAGGAACTGAAAAAGGACGTCCCCGACCTGCTCCTGGTGATCGCCGGCGACGCCGCCTCCAGCGACGAAATGGACTGGATGCGCGCCGAGATCGCGCGCCGCGGCGTCCAGGATCACGTGCTGTTGACCGGCTGGCTGCCCCAGCGCGCCGCGCTCGGCTATGCGCTGCGGGCCGAGGTGGGGCTGTCGCCGATTCCGCGCGGCACCCTGTTCGACGTGTCCTCGCCCACCAAGCTGGTCGAGTACCTGGCGCTGGGCATCCCCAGCGTCGCCAACGATATCCCGGACCAGCAACTGGTCATCGACCAGAGCCGGGCGGGATTGTGCGCGCCGATGCAGGCGCGGCCGTTCGCGGCCGCGGTGCGGCGTTTGCTGGACGACAAGGCGCTTGCCGCCGAGTTCGCGAAACGTGGTCCAGCGTACGTAAGCAGCCACCGGACCTATGCTATTCTGGGTCGAATAGTTGCAGAAACGTACACAAAAATCCTCCCGCATGGGCGCTGA
- a CDS encoding DUF4962 domain-containing protein, whose translation MQFQRKSLVLAAAFASLFASVNARADWVQSTDPLVVQAKPEMNQVQAQNPPGFTWARHASGPASYELEITPVGGTPTKVVVERNWYLPTKALAMGNYTWRVRPVGSNDWSTPRTFSITSRSNVFEVPDNATLRKRILSKARPRSLPSSVTPFSTWNYAKRTTLEPYLSRLGNEVKAQIAAVPSLSDTRWTIVISSPLTAAMAAQQTDVRQRINEATRQMEAAALMWRMKGESIYLNEALRRGDELAALNPSGPTSYVNQDQATRQIAWGLAKTIDLLAGSLDATRKARWLGSIKVRTTEIYKNLAGDNGRLDQYPFDSHGNTSLVFMVLISTLTLGDIPEAQTWFDFSFRAYALSPNPWGGPEGGYANGTAYAEYAAGYLLALWDPLTHASGVNFFGKPWTLGFLDFAMEFTPPGARVHAFGDASETKPDARVFRAFASRMWSPRASWYVKNTTGMEDAMSLLQAEYPLPVSYTTYREAPQNSAFYPTVGWVAMHSDLASSSRISTFFKSSPYGSFNHSHGDQNGLLLSSAGQPLLVKAGWYDWYGSPYWTDWYHQTRSQNAITFDGGKGQMVNGYREQLQRNGRITAFTAQPSYDYAEGDATPAYGGQLTMAKRQVWHLRNAGNAILVRDRLSSTVARTYEWNMHTPVIMAVENAQNVKVSAGTETLCVRSLNANASFAKWIGPGAKTNVVEDHGAFYLKANANTTAEYLVLLDVGCKKPSVNISTSGSVRTVTVGGQSVTIN comes from the coding sequence ATGCAATTTCAACGGAAGAGCCTGGTCCTGGCCGCTGCTTTCGCCTCGCTGTTCGCGAGCGTTAACGCGCGCGCCGACTGGGTCCAGTCGACCGATCCCCTGGTCGTGCAGGCCAAGCCTGAAATGAACCAGGTGCAGGCCCAGAACCCGCCCGGCTTCACCTGGGCCCGCCATGCGAGCGGCCCGGCCAGTTACGAACTCGAGATCACCCCGGTCGGCGGCACGCCGACCAAGGTGGTGGTCGAGCGTAACTGGTACCTGCCGACCAAGGCGCTGGCCATGGGCAACTACACCTGGCGCGTGCGTCCGGTGGGCAGCAATGACTGGTCGACGCCGCGTACTTTCTCGATCACCAGCCGCTCGAACGTATTCGAAGTGCCGGACAACGCCACCCTGCGCAAGCGCATCCTGTCGAAAGCGCGCCCGCGCTCGCTCCCGTCGTCGGTGACGCCGTTCTCGACCTGGAACTACGCCAAGCGCACCACGCTGGAGCCTTACCTGAGCCGCCTCGGCAACGAGGTCAAGGCCCAGATCGCCGCCGTGCCGTCCCTGTCGGACACGCGCTGGACGATCGTCATCAGCTCGCCGCTGACCGCCGCCATGGCGGCCCAGCAGACCGACGTGCGCCAGCGCATCAACGAGGCCACCCGCCAGATGGAAGCGGCGGCGCTGATGTGGCGCATGAAGGGCGAGAGCATCTACCTGAACGAAGCCCTGCGCCGCGGCGACGAACTGGCCGCGCTCAACCCGTCCGGCCCGACCAGCTACGTCAACCAGGACCAGGCCACCCGCCAGATCGCCTGGGGCCTGGCCAAGACCATCGACCTGCTGGCCGGCTCACTCGACGCGACCCGCAAGGCGCGCTGGCTGGGGTCGATCAAGGTCCGCACCACCGAAATCTACAAGAACCTGGCGGGCGACAACGGCCGCCTCGACCAGTATCCGTTCGACTCGCACGGCAACACCAGCCTGGTGTTCATGGTGCTGATCTCGACCCTGACCCTGGGCGACATCCCGGAAGCCCAGACCTGGTTCGATTTCTCGTTCCGCGCCTACGCGCTGAGCCCGAACCCGTGGGGCGGCCCGGAAGGCGGCTACGCCAACGGCACCGCCTACGCCGAATATGCGGCCGGCTACCTGCTGGCCCTGTGGGACCCGCTGACCCATGCCAGCGGCGTGAACTTCTTCGGCAAGCCCTGGACCCTCGGCTTCCTCGACTTCGCGATGGAATTCACGCCGCCGGGCGCGCGCGTGCATGCCTTCGGCGACGCCTCGGAGACCAAGCCGGATGCGCGCGTGTTCCGCGCCTTCGCCTCGCGCATGTGGTCGCCGCGCGCCTCCTGGTACGTGAAGAACACCACCGGCATGGAAGATGCGATGTCGCTGCTGCAGGCCGAGTACCCGCTGCCGGTCAGCTATACCACCTACCGCGAAGCGCCGCAGAACTCGGCCTTCTATCCGACCGTCGGCTGGGTCGCGATGCACAGCGATCTTGCTTCGTCCTCGCGCATCTCGACCTTCTTCAAGTCCAGCCCCTACGGTTCGTTCAACCACAGCCACGGCGACCAGAACGGCCTGCTGCTGTCGAGCGCCGGCCAGCCGCTGCTGGTCAAGGCCGGCTGGTACGACTGGTACGGTTCGCCGTACTGGACCGACTGGTACCACCAGACCCGTTCGCAGAACGCGATCACCTTCGACGGCGGCAAGGGCCAGATGGTGAACGGCTACCGCGAGCAGCTGCAGCGCAACGGCAGGATCACGGCCTTCACCGCCCAGCCGAGCTATGACTACGCGGAAGGCGACGCCACGCCCGCGTACGGTGGCCAGTTGACCATGGCCAAGCGCCAGGTCTGGCACCTGCGCAACGCCGGCAATGCGATCCTGGTGCGCGATCGCCTGTCCAGCACCGTGGCCCGCACCTACGAGTGGAACATGCACACCCCGGTCATCATGGCGGTCGAGAACGCCCAGAACGTCAAGGTGTCGGCCGGCACCGAGACCCTGTGCGTGCGCTCGCTGAACGCGAACGCCAGCTTCGCCAAGTGGATCGGTCCGGGCGCCAAGACCAACGTGGTCGAGGACCATGGCGCCTTCTACCTGAAGGCGAACGCCAACACGACCGCCGAGTACCTGGTGCTGCTCGACGTCGGCTGCAAGAAGCCGAGCGTGAACATCTCCACCTCGGGCTCGGTGCGTACCGTCACCGTGGGCGGCCAGTCGGTAACCATCAACTGA
- the galE gene encoding UDP-glucose 4-epimerase GalE, translating to MKILVTGGMGYIGSHTVVELQNAGHEVVVVDNLCNAVASVQERVQRITGKPFIFEQADIRDRAAMERVFGAHRADAVIHFAGLKAVGESVAQPLRYYDNNVNGSVILFETMAKFGVKTIVFSSSATVYGDPASVPIREDFPLSATNPYGRSKLMIEDILRDLAKAEPDWRIALLRYFNPVGAHESGLIGEEPNGIPNNLVPYIAQVANGQRDKLSVFGGDYPTPDGTGLRDYIHVVDLAIGHVKTLDRLAKEPGIVTYNLGTGRGNSVLEMVHAFEQACGRPIPYQIVERRPGDVAKCYADPAKARQELGWTAERDVAQMCADVWRYQTTAK from the coding sequence ATGAAGATCCTGGTTACTGGCGGCATGGGCTACATCGGTTCGCATACCGTCGTCGAACTGCAGAACGCGGGCCATGAGGTGGTCGTGGTGGACAACCTGTGCAACGCGGTCGCATCGGTGCAGGAGCGGGTGCAGCGCATCACGGGCAAGCCCTTCATTTTCGAACAGGCCGACATCCGCGACCGCGCGGCCATGGAACGCGTCTTCGGCGCCCACCGGGCCGACGCGGTGATTCACTTCGCCGGCCTGAAGGCGGTCGGCGAATCGGTGGCGCAGCCGCTGCGCTACTACGACAACAACGTCAACGGCAGCGTGATCCTGTTCGAGACGATGGCCAAGTTCGGCGTCAAGACCATCGTGTTCTCGTCCTCGGCCACCGTGTACGGCGACCCGGCCTCGGTGCCGATCCGCGAAGACTTCCCGCTGTCGGCCACCAACCCCTATGGCCGCAGCAAGCTGATGATCGAAGACATCCTGCGCGACCTCGCCAAGGCCGAGCCGGACTGGCGCATCGCGCTGCTGCGCTACTTCAACCCGGTCGGCGCCCACGAGAGCGGCCTGATCGGCGAAGAGCCGAACGGCATCCCGAACAACCTCGTCCCCTACATCGCCCAGGTCGCCAATGGCCAGCGTGACAAACTCTCGGTTTTCGGCGGCGACTACCCGACCCCGGACGGCACCGGCCTGCGCGACTACATCCACGTGGTCGACCTGGCGATCGGCCACGTGAAGACCCTCGACCGCCTGGCCAAGGAGCCGGGCATCGTTACCTATAACCTCGGCACTGGCCGTGGCAACAGCGTGCTGGAAATGGTGCACGCTTTCGAACAAGCCTGTGGGCGCCCGATTCCCTACCAGATCGTCGAGCGCCGTCCGGGCGACGTGGCCAAGTGCTACGCCGACCCGGCCAAGGCGCGCCAAGAGCTGGGCTGGACTGCCGAGCGTGATGTCGCTCAAATGTGCGCCGACGTATGGCGCTACCAAACCACAGCCAAATAA